The DNA sequence TGTGTTAATCTTTCACATTCCCGAAGTATGGCTATTAGAATCCAAGAAATCAATGAGAAATTGAAGTCCATTAACAACGAGGCTACCGACCTTGGCCTCAAGGAGACGCTTGCCACCAATGTGTCACATTTGCCTGATGCTACTTTTGAAACTGACTCATTCACTCTTGTTCCAATTTTTATTGGACGAGATAAGGAGGTGTCAGATATAGTTGAGATGCTTACCGCTTGTATCACATCTGACGAACGTGTTTGCATCATTTCCATTGTGGGAATGGGAGGATCAGGGAAGACAACTTTGACTAGGAAAGTCTTTCATCttctaaaagaaaaaaaagtgtttggatcacatatttgggtgcatgtttctcaaatttttgatCCAGTTCTTCTTCTCAAGAAAATTCTCAAAGAGTTGACTTCTTCTGATCAAGTTGAAGTAGAGAGTAGGCAAGGAATTCTCAACAAGATTCAAGAAGCTTTGAAAGATAAGTCTTATCTTCTTATTCTTGATGATGTTTGGAATGAAGATCGTCCCACATGGGATGGTTTTATCCAGTCCTTGTTGGGCGTCAGTTCTAATAAGGGAAATGCCATTGTTGTTACCACTAGAAAAGCGAAGGTGCCTACAACTGTGAGTGCAATTCATACACATGAGCTTGAAGGATTATCAAAGGAAGATTGTTGGTCAATAATCAAAGAAAGAACCTTTGGAAAAGAGAAAGTTCCTTTAGGATTTGAGGCCATCGGGATTGAAATTGCTGAAAAATGTCAAGGTTTGCCATTAGCTGCCAGCGTAGTCAGTGGAATACTACGCGATAAAAAATCTGATGAAGAATGGCACTCGATCAAAGAGAATTGGCTTTCAAGCGATGAAGGAGGTTATATCACAAAGATATTGAAGTTGAGCTTTGATAATTTGTCTCTACCATCACTCAAGAAGTGTTTTGCATATTGTTCGATTTTTCCGAAAGGTCATAGAATCAAAAGGAGGGAATTGATTGAGTATTGGATGGGAGAAGGATTTCTTGTAGCTTATGAAAGCAATGGCATGGAATCTGTGGGAGACAAATATATCAATGTTCTTATACACAACTCATTACTGCAAATTGTAGAAAGAGATGATTATGGAAATGTGGAAAGTTGTGTGATGCACGATCTTGTGCATGATCTTGCATTTTCTGTTTTAGCCGGTTCTCATAATGCAGATGGCATATCCCCAGTTCGATACATGCTTTTCgaagaaaaatcaattgatgttctaaaacaaaatgcaaaatatttgCGGACTCTATTATCCATGGATCATAGCAGCATGTTCTCAGACTTTGAAAGTCTTCGTGTTTTGACTTTGGGAAGTGGTACAGTTGAGGAGTTGCCAAGTTCAATCATGAAGTTGATTCATTTGAGAGTTCTTGATATTAACAGATCAAGCATTGAACATCTTCCTGATTGGATTGGTAAACTGGTTCACTTGCAAACATTGAGAGCAGATGTATATGGTTTAAAACAACTTCCAAGTACTTTGAAGTACCTGACTAACTTAAGGCATCTTTATATAAGGCGATATGTACAGTTGCCTGCCGGGATTGGGAAATTAACTTCTCTCCAAACACTGGAGTATTTTAATGTTGGTGACAAAGATGGATGGAAAATCGAAGAGCTTGGAAGTTTGAATGGTCTCAGAGGAAAACTGGTAATTTCAAAGCTTGAAAGGGTTGAAAACAAGGAAGAGGCAAAGAAAGCAAGTCTATCTGCAAAGTCAAAATTATTGGAGTTGTGTTTGACATGGGATGAAGATAGAGAAGGTGAAATTACAAGTGATGAGAATGTGTTGGAAGGGCTTCAACCTCACACAAATTTGAAGAAGTTAGAGATTGAAGGATACAAGGGAAAACGATTTCCATTATGGACTCGAAAGATGGAAGTTGAAAAAGTGGGTGAAATCTCTTGTGTACCACTTAACAATTTGACTGAGATATATCTCGTACGCTGCTATAAATGTGAAGAAATCCCAATGTTTGGGCAGTTGCCAAATCTCGTGACGCTTTGGTTGGAAGAATGGTTTAATTTGAAGTCAATAAGTTCTTCATTCTATGGATTAGAGAAAGGGGAGACACGTATTGTTTTTCCAGCTCTCAAAATACTCGTATTGGCGTTTATGAATGAGCTAACAGAGTGGGCAGAAGTAGAATCAAGTGACGTCAAGGTATTTCCTCAGCTCCAACGCTTGAAGATAGAGGAGTGCCCCAAATTGAAAGGATTTCCACGTGAAATGATAGGATCCTCGCTCGAGAATCTGGTGTTGGACAGTATGAGTAGCCTAGAGAATCTACCTGGAATAATTGATTGCCTCAGTTTGATGAAGTTGAAGATAAAGACGTGTTCAAATTTGAAGGAGTTGATTATAAAGGAGTGTCCAAATTTGAAGGAGTTGAATATAAAGaagtgtcaaaatttgaaggaGTTTATTATAAAGG is a window from the Salvia hispanica cultivar TCC Black 2014 chromosome 1, UniMelb_Shisp_WGS_1.0, whole genome shotgun sequence genome containing:
- the LOC125218483 gene encoding putative disease resistance protein RGA3 translates to MEGDAAAAVLQVLVQNLIDHSMKEFSLVRGLKKEAEKLTESLDTIKKFLNDAEMRTIPGEAVKSWLKMLENAAFYADNVLDEFSYHQLCKQIKPIKPMKQKVLSCFSSCVNLSHSRSMAIRIQEINEKLKSINNEATDLGLKETLATNVSHLPDATFETDSFTLVPIFIGRDKEVSDIVEMLTACITSDERVCIISIVGMGGSGKTTLTRKVFHLLKEKKVFGSHIWVHVSQIFDPVLLLKKILKELTSSDQVEVESRQGILNKIQEALKDKSYLLILDDVWNEDRPTWDGFIQSLLGVSSNKGNAIVVTTRKAKVPTTVSAIHTHELEGLSKEDCWSIIKERTFGKEKVPLGFEAIGIEIAEKCQGLPLAASVVSGILRDKKSDEEWHSIKENWLSSDEGGYITKILKLSFDNLSLPSLKKCFAYCSIFPKGHRIKRRELIEYWMGEGFLVAYESNGMESVGDKYINVLIHNSLLQIVERDDYGNVESCVMHDLVHDLAFSVLAGSHNADGISPVRYMLFEEKSIDVLKQNAKYLRTLLSMDHSSMFSDFESLRVLTLGSGTVEELPSSIMKLIHLRVLDINRSSIEHLPDWIGKLVHLQTLRADVYGLKQLPSTLKYLTNLRHLYIRRYVQLPAGIGKLTSLQTLEYFNVGDKDGWKIEELGSLNGLRGKLVISKLERVENKEEAKKASLSAKSKLLELCLTWDEDREGEITSDENVLEGLQPHTNLKKLEIEGYKGKRFPLWTRKMEVEKVGEISCVPLNNLTEIYLVRCYKCEEIPMFGQLPNLVTLWLEEWFNLKSISSSFYGLEKGETRIVFPALKILVLAFMNELTEWAEVESSDVKVFPQLQRLKIEECPKLKGFPREMIGSSLENLVLDSMSSLENLPGIIDCLSLMKLKIKTCSNLKELIIKECPNLKELNIKKCQNLKEFIIKECPNLKELNIKKCQNLKELIIKEECPNLKELIINECQNLKELIIKGCPNLIVLIISVCPNLKELITKECPNLKGLYIYECPDLKELIIKECLESLNIVGCNALQYFPCEMIGTSIERLELEKIGSLKNLPEIIECLRKSPHLTHLIIRGAPQFMPTCLVDILPCFNSLEWLELDASMGGSIESVDALLQACRRSSHSLQHLEFKGIKGSSWVNLVESLQHLTALNYLYLETIGMESLPQWLKSMNARRRSDYNSYIHINGERIYMPLTELLTLLNSGNPTAEVEEVEEEAEVEAKDEEAGEAAEAKEEESKRGNDLCLSLRCFQRARR